The sequence below is a genomic window from Coffea arabica cultivar ET-39 chromosome 4c, Coffea Arabica ET-39 HiFi, whole genome shotgun sequence.
GAAGACCCAAAAGAAGGCAAAAAACCCGAGAGAGAGAGGTCCGCTTCTCTGTTCTGTACAACACAAACATTAATTTGAATAAAGGGATACAAATCAAGGGATCCCTCTGCGTGCATCTCTCATACTTTGTATTTGCCTCACTTATACCTAAGTAATATTTGCAGATTGAGTAGTAGATGCAACGAAACCAAGAGTTTCAATACGACGTTGCTCATTCTCATTCGCTGTAGAGTTTCTTCTCATTAAAGCTGATTTAAGTGAACACGAGTGCTCTATCTTATTTGTTGTATGTATGCATGTATGTATGAAATTTAATCATTCATCTTATTTGttgtatgtatatatgaaatTCAATCATTTAATCAGTAATTGAAAATTCGAAAATCAAACTTCAATATGAATTATTATACCAAACTTTAAAAACGAGTTATAAATGGATTTCACCCATATCTTTGTGGCGAATATTTGATATCCGATTTAAGTTGGATTCGATCTTTCggtttttttaaatcaaaatattgaacattctttttttttttttttgccaaaaaaaaaaaaggcatttgTAGGCTGCCCAACCAAAAAGCTGCCTCTTTTTGCACCCTAATGCGAGTCAAATACAATGGGCCTGAGTCATGTGCCTGGATGACTAGACGTTAAAGCCCAACCCAAAGATGCAAACAATCATCACTAAACAAGTGTAATGAATGCCTTTTCACTctatttcttattattattagttttttGGATAAACATCAGAATCAAATGCCGCGTCACCTTGCACAGGCGAGAAAGGTTACCTTATTGATTGTAAACTTGTGGTCCGATGATGACAAAGTTATCACAGTAGAATCCTTTGTCTATGCTCTTATTATCGATTACTGTTATAAGATAGTTAAACTTATATGTCATCACGCACCAGTTCTCTCTCTTAACCGTCCCCAACACTTCGGTCTTCATCCCTTCATTCTTCGAATTTTCAGGTCTCTGCCTATTCTTTTATTTTCGAATTATTAATCCCATATGCTGCAACAGAAACAAGTTAAGAATACATGATTTTGATTGGTGGTGTTATGCTGTTTTGTGAACTTCATTGACTTTCTGCATGGAGATTAAGATTTGTTCGTTTAGTGCTGAAATTAAGATAGATGATCTgtaatcaataaaaaaaaaccgaTTTTGATTGATGGACTTAATGggctttgtttcttttgtttttgctaGTTATTTGATCGCTGCAGTGAGATAGAAGATGGGTAATGCTTCATCCACGCTGACTCAATATGACATTGAAGAAGTACAACGTCACTGTAACAATCTTTGTAGGTCTTCCTTGACATATTCCCAAGCTTTGTTCCTTTTTTCAAGGATGCAATTTGAACTGAAAACTGTCCTTTCCTTGTAATTGTTATAGTTTCCCAACAAGAGATAGTGTCTCTTTATCAGAGGTTTTGCCAACTCGATAGGAACGCAAAGGGGTTCATTTCAGCTGATGAATTTTTATCAGTTCCAGAGTTTGCCATGAATCCACTTTCTCAGGTGGACGTtgggattatttatttatttttttttaaattcttcttgttattttatttttagaacCTTTTTGAAATCTAATCCTGCTTAGTTTGTATATCGCTGCTTTTCTGGTTGGCTGTTTTCTATTAAGCGTGTCATTTCGTTTTACTTTGTGGTTCTCTACAGAGGTTGCTTAAGATGGTGGATGGTTTGAATTTCAAGGATTTCGTCGCATTTTTATCAGCTTTTAGTGCTAAAGCAAGTCTAGCCCAGAAAGTTGAAGGTAGGTTCACCATCTCTCTGTTTCTCTTTTGGGAATTAAAATTCCCAGTAAACATGATTTGATGTCTCTCACTAAAATACGTGATTGTCTTTTGAATTACTGTGTAATTGAACTTGTTGAATGAGTAAATGAAGGAGTTGAGTGTGGTTCCTAACGGATGCAAGTTTTCTCAAGTTGGTTTTGCAGTTTTTTATGTTTATCTGATACATATCGAGAGTATTACTTTGGATCTAAAGGAGATcagacaaattttttttcaaacggaATCAGATGGCTAGCACTGTAATATCGTTGTGACGTTTCGTAGGAAGTTTTAGTACTTAGTCTAAGATTTGTTTAATCTTGAGTATTTGGACTTTTGAGTCTCACTATTGTAATCGTGAATGCATATGTGAAAATTGTTTTCATGATGAATGAATTGTACTGTTCCCCTCCACCAACTATTTCCTCTGTGCTCTTTACACTGGACTTGagtgcaaaaatgaatttccaACAAAAGAGTATACTTTCTTGAACATATTGTGGATTGACTAATGTGTTTGGTGGTCAATGCAATGTGTCCCTTGTATTacttttcttgtgtttttgtttCTCCTTTAGCATATTGTTAATCCTTGTGACATGCCTGACAGTTATTTTCAAGGTATATGATTCTGATTGCAATGGGAAGGTGACATTCAATGACATGATACAAGTGCTTCAGGATTTGGCTGGCTCTTTCATGTCAGATCAACAAAGAGAGGTATTTTTGCTGCTAACCTTCCTGTTTTAGGTTACTAGTGGCGATGTATTGCTGAAATTAAGGGCAGCAGCTATCACTAACTTTTGCAGTTCTGGTTAATTTGCTACTTACAAAACATTTGAAGAAATTCCTTGTTTAAGAGGTGTATATACACCAAGTTGTGCCAGTTTTCAAGAGTTAGTAGCATATTCAGTTACTGGTAGATTATGCACAAATACAAGACATATCGGGGAACATTATCTTTAATTCGAAAGAAGCAATCATGACCATGTAAAGCTTCTAGATGGACTTGGAGAGGTCCAGAAGATGGTAGAAATTCAATCTTTCAAAGGGAATTCTGAGATTTAGTTGAACATTGAGAATATTCTGATATAAAGTAATGACTCACCTGTTTAGGTGTAGTTCACTCTGGCCGTTTTTCATACAATTGATAGTTTATGAACTTTCTATTTAAAATCTGGCATTAGCTTGACATCTAGCAACAACAATGATGCCCCAATAGATAGCATGGGGTGTTGCACCATGAGGACACACCATAGTCTCATTACATGGTTTTGCTAGTCTCTTCTCATGCC
It includes:
- the LOC113738585 gene encoding uncharacterized protein: MGNASSTLTQYDIEEVQRHCNNLFSQQEIVSLYQRFCQLDRNAKGFISADEFLSVPEFAMNPLSQRLLKMVDGLNFKDFVAFLSAFSAKASLAQKVEVIFKVYDSDCNGKVTFNDMIQVLQDLAGSFMSDQQREEVLGQVLHEAGYTKESVLLLDDFIKVFDHANLKMEVEVPVD